Below is a genomic region from Fulvia fulva chromosome 5, complete sequence.
CCGCGGATAGTAGTGGACAGGTATGGACATCTCGAAATAGCTGTCACGAGAGCGCGCAGTCTCCTTTCTCATACAGCAACAGCACTTCCCCACGACTGCTGCAGGCCCTCCTTGCTGTCAGGTCGCACACTCTCCTTTCTCATCAAGCATTGGACGCGTATGAAACGACGATAGACAGCCCAGCATGGCTTTCCATTCCACCTCATGGATTACAGCCATACTGCTGGCAGTATGGAGCTGTTTCGCAACTGCGCAGGAGTCCGATATCAAGTCGATACGGCTGCGAACGCACAGCCTGCAAACAGTGAGCAAAGATGTGCAAAGTGTCTCACCAATTCACCTTTGCTGACGTGACTTATAGCCATATCTTGATACGGACATGCAGTCACGATGGTGGGACTTTGGCGGAAGCGCAGTCATACGAGCAGACCAATACGTCCGCCTCACAGCACAACAGCCTTCGCAGTCTGGCTGGATCTTCAGCCGAGTGCCCATAACAGCTACGAACTGGGAGATCACGGTCGACTTCAAGATTCATGGCACTGGTAGCCTTTTCGGCGATGGTATGACAATGTGGGTTACGAAAGAGCGTGCGGAACAAGGGAACGTCTTTGGCATGAAGGACAACTTCGAAGGTCTGGGCATCTTCTTCGACACGTACAAGAACAACCGCCCGGGCGTAGTGTTCCCTTATGTCATGGCTATGCTGGGAGATGGCAAGACACCTTACGATCAGGCAAACGACGGCAAGGCGAATGAGCTGGCAGGGTGCTCGGCGCGCGGTCTTCGAAACCCAGACTTTCCGACAAAGGCCAAGATTACATACTTCCAGGACAAGCAGTTGACTTTGGAGTTGATGTACAAGAAGGAGGATGAGTGGACAAAGTGCTTCGAGGTGCCGAATGTCAAGCTGCCACCTATAACCTACCTGGGTTTCAGCGCCGAGACAGGAGAGCTCTCGGACAATCACGATATCATCAAGGTCGAGACGAAGAACCTCTACTCTCCGAGCGGCCAGGCTGGCACGGGTGGTGCCTCGGGCAGCAAAGACTACAGCCGTAATAAGGGCAAGCCACAGAAGGTGAAATCAAGCGGTGGCTGGTTGTGGTTCTTTGGCAAGTTCATCATCTTCGGCCTGGTAGTGGCTGCCGCATACATCGGATACACAGCTTATCGAACGCGGAGAAGGGACAGGTTCTAAGCAAAAGTCATGCATTGTAGCTATGTAGACTTGAATCGACGAAGCGATATGATATCCATCTGCAGCAGTGTGATGTCGCGTGTTGTGTGTCCTCAGATTAGCTCTCAGTATGTGGCCATCAGTGACAACCAGGACCCTCTGCAAGCAGAAGCCGGCTGCCTTCATATTTGGCTTATTTTGTCAATGACAATCATCAACGGACGTACGCGACATCGTCACCACCACAGACTGCTGCCACTGCAGAAATCCATGCCTTCCTCAATGCGCGCAGGAATAGCCAGCAAAGACGGAGCAAGTACCCTGCGATTGAAAACTATCTTTGTGATGTGATCCTCATTACAGCGCGAGTCTGCTGGATTGTTGATATTGTCGGTCATGGGCGTACTGTAGTGCTACACGTCTCCGCGCGGTGTCTTCCTGTCGCAGCTCAGCAATAGGAAATCCGAGGGTTGCATGTCGTGTTGTTGGAAGTGTGCGTGTGATGTTGATGCGAAGTTCTGAACGCGAGCTCGAAAGCCCTTAGATTTCTGTTCATGACTCAGCCATACAGCGCGCGGTCCCACATGTGAGAACAGATTGATTCTTGATCAACTGCTTTCGGCTGCTCGCAAGCAAGCTGCGGCTACATGCGGGCGTCCGTCCTGAGAAGCTCTTGTGATTGGTTATCGTCATTGGGATTCGTGCTGTGCACGACCGTTAGCCATTGCGTTGTACCACATAATACACGTCATTATCGGGTGGCACATGTGGTATACTGACCATCGCGTTTGAACTAGGCATTTGTGCATCATGTGAAAGATGACAGGAGGTGAAGTTCACACATGAAGATTTCATGCCGACCACTCCCGAGAGCCGCTAATACCAAGGGGGCTGGATGAGGAAGGCACTACTAATTCCTTGCATGAAGCACGCAACAAAGTGTAAGCACCTACCATTATTGTTTCGGAGAGACTATCGATTGCAGCATGTCGAGCCTCGAGGGGTGCAGCCAGAACGAACGTTTCTCTCTGGTTGCGGCAGCATTCGACGACTGAACATGATGTAGGAGTATCATCATACGGACATGATAGCAGACTACTGCACGAATACAACACACAGCCGTCAGGCTCTGTATAGTGACATCTTCATGCCCGCTTCGTGGCCGGGTCTGCCTCGCACTTTCCCGATCTGGCCCACCTGGACATGCCGGGCTGCAGCCAGGCCAACCAGCGCGCGCTGTTTCTCCTGCCTCATATGCAACCTTCTCCATCACACTTCGCGACTACGATCATCTGACATTCACTCCTGCGTGTGCGCACGTACATTCCTGCTGCCAACTGGCCCTAGGGCCTGGCGCCAGCCAAAGGCTCCTCCACTGAGGGGCCAGGCACGAGCGCGATTGCGCCGCCTCGGTGCAGCTCGCGTGTTGACGGTGGAGGCGGCATGGCGCTGAGATTGCCTTCTGGATTTAGACTTGCCTTTTGGGGCCAGTAAAGGCTTCTGGCGAGCGTTAGAACTATGCGAACCTCGATAGTTCCATGCCCACTGAGCCGGGTCGCGCGCACAGCATAAGTATCAGCCTTTCCTACCGCCCGTAGAGTGCTCCCGCTTGACCCTCCTTTCGTGATCAGTATTGATACCAAGATGTCTCTCACGCTCACTGTTCCCAGAGATTATGGCTATGTAGTCACGACCACGGCCTTGACATTCTTCGTAAGCATGAACTGTGATATTGATGTAGAACTTGCTGACAGCGACCTCAGCTAGGCCTATGGCACGGCGCTCGGGCACGACCATACAGGACGCGAGCTGAGCTCTGGGCTCCTCGAGCATTCGCGGAGACCACCGACTTCGACAAGGCGGACGACAACATGAAGAAAGCATTGCATCTCTTCAACTGCGCACAACGAGCCCATGCCAACTACGTCGAGAATCAGCCTTCGACCGCGATAGCGCTCCTGCTGGCTGGGCTACACTATCCGCAACTCAGCACGATGCTGGGCGTAGGGTGGATGATAGGTCGCATGATCTTCGCCGTGGGATACTCGAGGCCGGGAAAAGAGCATGGTAGTGGTCGGATAGCTGGATTCGCCCTCCAATTCCCTATGCAGATCTTACTCTGGGCACTAGCTGCGTGGAGTGGCATCAAGATGATACAATGAGTCCCGCATGTCCGCGTGTCTCCAGCAGTGACCCCAACACATGCGACTGTGGTATAGCGGAGGAAGGCAGCATTGTTGCTTGGTTGTTTGGATTTGTTCAGTCTGGGGTACGCGATGGACCCAAGACCCTGGCTCCTGGATATGTGTTTCGGCTCTATTCGACCACAACTGAGGGTTCTGGAGGTAACACTGATGTCAGTAGCTCCGCGCATCGGCACTGCTAGGCGGCGCGGAGAGCGATGAGATGGTGGGGCTGGTGTGGGCGATGGATGACTTTACGTGTGAGGTTGGCCGGAATCCTGAGTTGTGATACCCTGTTGGCTGGTGGCGGCGCTGTCTGGTTTGGTCATAAAGCTATAGCAACGGCAATAGCAATCATGTTGAGTGAGGCGCGATCGCGGCTTCGGCGCATGCGCAAAGCACACAAGTAAGGTACGTGCGCGACATCTTTGTTGCGTCTGCATTCACTGCGATTGCTTTAGTAGCAACTTCACGCTGCATCCGTTAGCACGCAGTTCTCAGGCACCAATCGCCTTTCATTCTCAACTGATCCACATGGCAGTATTCCACATATCACTCCAAGGATACCATCGCTATCATTCAGCCCAAGCCAAAGTCATAGCCATGGCACCACTTAAGGATTGGATGGACAAGCGCAGTGAACGCAAGCAAGCAGCAAAAGCTAACAACGATGGCAAGTCACGACCAGATGAAGAGGCGCACGACCCGAAAGTCACGACAACTGAGCCGGAACGCGTCGCTCTCGATGACTTCAGCAACATCCCACCACCTCCGAAAAGCAGAGCGCGCGGTGATCGGCTTGTCCCGCCTACATCAGGACTTTCGCAGAGGAACAAGGGTGGCTCGCAGACTCAAGCTAGACCATCAAGCTCCGCTTCACCAGCACCGAACAAGACTCGGACGCCATCACCAAAAGGTAGCGCCTTCTCAGGTAAGCTGTGACCAAGACACTGCGCGATCATCAGAAAACGTAGCTAACAAGACGCTGGCAGAACACTTCGACCGCCAGTCCCCTAAGACGGTGACTCGCGTCAACGGTGTCGAATTCGAAATGTCGATCACCTCTGAACACGGCCATCGACCGGGCTCGAACAACGAGGGTGACCGCAGCGACATCAAGCCTCGACGCTCGAGCAGATCGCAGACCCGGCGGCAGGAGCGCGCAGACTCTCACCAGATGCTCGATGAAGATGCCGCCAAAATGAACGGCGACCTTGACCTCACGCTCAACATGCCAGACAGCCTCCAAGTCGGCAGAAAATTCAATGCCGGCACCCCTTCGCCACCCGCACAGGACAACGACTCATTACAGCGACCCACCAGCCCACGCAGCGGCCTCGACGAAGCCCTTCGCCAGCTATCATCCATAACATCAGACCCATCAACCACCAACACCGAGCCCCTCCCCTCAACCAACAATAAGAACATCGCCACCGCCGTCACCACCAGCCCCTCCCGCTTCGGTCCCTCCCCCTTCATGCAACGCCTCCGCGGCTCCCTCTCCAAACCAACCACCAACGTCCCACCCAGCTCGCCCTCTCCACCCCTTTTCACCCCACCCGCCGACACCGAGCCCGACTTCACAAAGTTCATCCCAACAGACCACCCCACCGTCGCCGTCCGGCCTCCCGTCTACGACCTCTCAAAGGCCCCAGCGCAGCAGTGGGAGAGTGAGCTCGGCTCGACGAGTTGTCCAGCCAGAGCCTGGGACTGGACGAAGCGGTGGACGTGCTGTCAGTGTCAGGGTCAGACGATTGTGGAGCAGATTGTATGTGGGAATTTGCAGTGTGTGCATGATCGGTGTCCGGAGAAGTGTAGGGTGATTAAGTGGGCGAGGCCGAAGGGGGATTGGGTTATGAAGCCGTAGTATGTGACGTGTAGGGAGTGGGTGGTTGGATGGGTTTGCGGTGGTGAGTAGAGGGAGAGGTTTTGGAGAGATGATGTGGTTTTGGTTGGAGAGTGCGGTACAAGGCAATGGGAGATTCAGGGTTACGTGCTTGATACATTTTGGTCTTGCACAGGCTAGATCTCTAATAAGACTTTCGTCGTACAATGCAATGGATCAGAAGTTCTCAATCCTCGTCCCGATGCCTCTACTCCACGCCAACCCTAACAGCTCATTACCCACGACCACATCCATCAACCCTAAGCCAACAGACTTATAAATCACATCACCCCTAGTCAACCACTCCTTCAGACCACTATTGTCCTGCAAATGACACCCTTCCTCCGACTTCTCCCCCTTACTATGAGATCGTTGCTCCGCGTCCTTCTTCAACATGAGTAGCTCTCCCAATTCTACTGCTTGATCTGGAGTAAGCTTGGCTTGCACGACTTCACCTGCCTCCTTAAGACAACCCGTGACTGTGTCAACCAGTATGGCACCACCTTCCTTCTGCCGCTTGTGGATGTGCTTTTGTTCGTGGTGGGGTGCCACGGCGTATTTGAGAATGTCGGGATG
It encodes:
- a CDS encoding L-type lectin-like domain-containing protein, which codes for MAFHSTSWITAILLAVWSCFATAQESDIKSIRLRTHSLQTPYLDTDMQSRWWDFGGSAVIRADQYVRLTAQQPSQSGWIFSRVPITATNWEITVDFKIHGTGSLFGDGMTMWVTKERAEQGNVFGMKDNFEGLGIFFDTYKNNRPGVVFPYVMAMLGDGKTPYDQANDGKANELAGCSARGLRNPDFPTKAKITYFQDKQLTLELMYKKEDEWTKCFEVPNVKLPPITYLGFSAETGELSDNHDIIKVETKNLYSPSGQAGTGGASGSKDYSRNKGKPQKVKSSGGWLWFFGKFIIFGLVVAAAYIGYTAYRTRRRDRF
- a CDS encoding Microsomal glutathione S-transferase 3, with the translated sequence MSLTLTVPRDYGYVVTTTALTFFLGLWHGARARPYRTRAELWAPRAFAETTDFDKADDNMKKALHLFNCAQRAHANYVENQPSTAIALLLAGLHYPQLSTMLGVGWMIGRMIFAVGYSRPGKEHGSGRIAGFALQFPMQILLWALAAWSGIKMIQ